From the genome of Candidatus Micrarchaeia archaeon:
TTGAACAAACCGCTTTCAAATCCGATTCCGAAATCCGCGTTCGTGGCTGAATACGCGGATTTGGCCCGATTTTCCGCTCCTTTGAGGGTTTCCTGCTCGAATGGCTGCTCGCGTATCCTGGATTGGACTTTCAGGGTGCGGACGGAGGAATTTTTGAATATTTTTTTAGCGCCCTGCGCCAATCCTTGCTTTTTGCTCGGGTTTGCGGAACCGAGCGCGAAAATTACTGGCTTGAGGCGCTTCCCTTTCAAATCTATTCTCTTTTCGTGAATTCTTTTTGCGGAAATTTTTATGAAATCCTCGGCATAGGCAAGGGGAACGGAGATTATGCGCAATGGTTTGCGGCGGTTGGACTTTCTTATGCGGTTTATCTCTTCAGCAGCGGATTCGGTTTCGCTTGAAACAATTATCGCGTCTGCATCGGTCTGGGGCGCGAAGCCGTATTTGTCGCCTATTTCCACTATTTCTAATTTCCTTTTGGTTTTTGATTTTTTCAAAATATTTTTTACGAAATTTTCTAGGTTGAGCGCGCGCCCTGAGTAAGGCACGAACGGGTAAGCTT
Proteins encoded in this window:
- the yjjX gene encoding inosine/xanthosine triphosphatase — translated: MKCILGGTFNILHIGHERLLKAALAFDEITIGLTSDSYARQTKAYPFVPYSGRALNLENFVKNILKKSKTKRKLEIVEIGDKYGFAPQTDADAIIVSSETESAAEEINRIRKSNRRKPLRIISVPLAYAEDFIKISAKRIHEKRIDLKGKRLKPVIFALGSANPSKKQGLAQGAKKIFKNSSVRTLKVQSRIREQPFEQETLKGAENRAKSAYSATNADFGIGFESGLFNFGDGLYDIAICAVFDGERTTFGTSMGFQMPKLAIELLNQHKDLGAAMSELTGIDKIGYKKGAIHYLSNGVLTRQQMNEQAFLCAMIPRISEAKNLFRYF